One genomic segment of Vulpes vulpes isolate BD-2025 chromosome 2, VulVul3, whole genome shotgun sequence includes these proteins:
- the SHISA3 gene encoding protein shisa-3 homolog: MRPLLALWLVLGALRRSPAAAQQAGEYCHGWVDAHGGDHDGFQCPEDFDTPDATICCGSCALRYCCAAADARLEQGGCTNDRGGRQPPGVTAQPVYVPFLIVGSIFVAFIILGSLVAVYCCTCLRPKEPSQQPIRFSLRSYQTEALPMILPSAGLRAPSRQSSTATSSSSTGGSIRRFSFARAEPGCLVPSPPPPYTTGHPIHLAQPSGFLVSPQYFAYPLQQEPPLPGKSCPDFSPS, from the exons atGAGGCCGCTGCTGGCGCTCTGGCTCGTCCTGGGCGCGCTGCGCCGGAGCCCCGCGGCCGCCCAGCAGGCGGGGGAGTACTGCCACGGCTGGGTGGACGCGCACGGCGGCGACCACGACGGCTTCCAGTGCCCCGAGGACTTCGACACGCCGGACGCCACCATCTGCTGCGGCTCCTGCGCGCTGCGCTACTGCTGCGCCGCGGCCGACGCCAGGCTGGAGCAGGGCGGGTGCACCAACGACCGCGGCGGGCGCCAGCCCCCGGGCGTCACCGCGC AGCCCGTGTACGTGCCCTTCCTCATCGTTGGCTCCATCTTCGTGGCCTTCATCATCCTGGGCTCCTTGGTGGCGGTCTACTGCTGCACCTGCCTGAGGCCCAAGGAGCCGTCCCAGCAGCCCATCCGCTTCTCGCTGCGCAGCTATCAGACAGAGGCCCTGCCCATGATCCTGCCCTCCGCCGGCCTGCGCGCGCCGTCCCGCCAGTCCAGCACGGCCACCAGCTCCAGCTCCACCGGGGGCTCCATCCGCAGGTTCTCCTTTGCCCGAGCAGAGCCCGGCTGCCTggtgccctccccgcccccaccctacACCACGGGCCACCCCATCCACCTGGCGCAGCCGTCGGGGTTCCTGGTGTCACCCCAGTACTTCGCTTACCCGCTCCAGCAGGAGCCCCCGCTGCCCGGGAAGAGCTGCCCGGACTTCAGTCCCAGCTGA